A single genomic interval of Cucumis sativus cultivar 9930 chromosome 5, Cucumber_9930_V3, whole genome shotgun sequence harbors:
- the LOC116403922 gene encoding uncharacterized protein LOC116403922, protein MWKRNRFVFTTNEVVDQFISGVITDLISGEKVEVLCVYASNSNIERHVLWRRIIEISAGWRGPDMVFGDFNTIRLHSEAFGGAPNVEDLEEFDMAIREADLVEPAVQGNWFTWTSKRHGLGLMRRLDRILVNDEGLSTWPNMLVNVLPWGISDHSSILVYPSNQRSQQVVSFRFFNHWVEEASFMDVVSSAWTKDTRVSPIVNSVRNLRNLKSILRRHFGRHIRTISEDVRLANDTMDRA, encoded by the coding sequence ATGTGGAAACGTAACAGATTCGTGTTCACGACTAACGAGGTTGTCGACCAGTTTATTTCTGGTGTAATAACAGATTTGATCTCTGGGGAGAAGGTAGAAGTTCTGTGTGTGTATGCCTCTAATAGTAATATCGAGAGACATGTTTTATGGAGGCGAATAATTGAGATCTCTGCTGGTTGGAGAGGACCGGATATGGTCTTTGGTGATTTTAACACCATCAGACTCCACTCTGAAGCCTTCGGAGGTGCTCCGAACGTGGAGGATTTGGAGGAGTTTGACATGGCTATTCGAGAGGCGGACCTTGTTGAACCCGCGGTCCAGGGGAACTGGTTTACTTGGACTAGTAAGAGACATGGGTTGGGTTTGATGAGGAGACTTGATCGTATCCTAGTGAATGATGAGGGGCTTAGTACATGGCCTAACATGTTGGTTAACGTCCTCCCGTGGGGTATTTCTGATCATTCATCCATACTTGTCTATCCCAGTAATCAGCGAAGCCAACAAGTGGtctcttttcgtttctttaacCATTGGGTTGAAGAAGCGTCCTTTATGGATGTTGTGTCCTCTGCTTGGACCAAAGATACTAGAGTTTCTCCAATTGTGAATAGTGTAAGGAACTTAAGAAATCTCAAGTCGATTCTTCGCAGACATTTTGGTAGGCATATCCGAACCATCAGTGAGGATGTTCGTCTTGCCAATGATACCATGGACCGAGCTtaa